A genomic stretch from Geothermobacter hydrogeniphilus includes:
- a CDS encoding PilZ domain-containing protein, whose protein sequence is MAENRNQPRHRKRIQVKYGVEAPSRVGFTEDISDEGFFIKSAIVLRPGTILQVELRTPDGEVISIEGRIRWAKKVPPNLLHRVKGGMGIKIRRFNSGQDAYRRFCVELHKRYA, encoded by the coding sequence TTGGCAGAGAATCGTAATCAGCCTCGTCACCGTAAACGGATTCAGGTGAAGTATGGGGTGGAAGCACCCTCCCGGGTCGGTTTCACCGAAGACATTTCCGACGAAGGTTTCTTCATCAAGTCCGCCATTGTCCTGCGCCCCGGGACGATCCTGCAGGTTGAACTGAGAACTCCCGACGGAGAAGTCATCAGCATCGAAGGCCGCATTCGCTGGGCGAAAAAAGTCCCGCCGAATCTTCTTCACCGGGTCAAGGGTGGCATGGGCATCAAGATCCGGCGATTCAATTCCGGCCAGGATGCCTATCGGCGCTTCTGTGTCGAATTGCACAAGCGCTATGCCTGA
- a CDS encoding response regulator yields MAKLKILVADDHSVVREGIRRLLEREADIEVVAEAEDGLDTLKKQSRHRPDLVILDLEMPRLNGTEVTRQLCAASHPPRVLILSGFYCDDSLRAVLNAGARGYLLKGGGAKDLLPAVRAVAAGRYFFSRQLQSDVVGAYLDKSSRAEKSSGIQQLSDRERQVFLLIVEGYNTGRIADMLSISPKTAEKHRASIIRKLGVNTPVDMVRYAIRHGVIQAESWGRRQA; encoded by the coding sequence ATGGCAAAACTCAAAATCCTCGTTGCCGACGACCATAGTGTGGTTCGGGAAGGAATCCGCCGGTTGCTGGAAAGAGAGGCGGATATCGAGGTTGTCGCCGAAGCGGAAGATGGCCTTGATACCCTGAAAAAACAGTCACGACATCGACCCGATCTCGTCATCCTCGACCTCGAGATGCCCCGATTGAACGGGACCGAGGTGACCAGGCAGCTCTGTGCCGCGTCCCATCCTCCCCGGGTGCTGATCCTCTCCGGTTTTTACTGCGATGATTCCCTGCGGGCGGTCCTCAACGCCGGCGCGCGTGGCTATCTGCTCAAGGGGGGCGGGGCCAAAGATCTGCTGCCGGCGGTCAGGGCGGTTGCCGCCGGTCGTTATTTCTTCAGCCGGCAGTTGCAGTCTGATGTGGTCGGCGCCTACCTGGACAAATCTTCCCGGGCGGAAAAGTCCTCCGGTATTCAGCAGCTCAGTGACCGCGAACGGCAGGTTTTTTTACTGATCGTCGAAGGATACAATACCGGCAGGATCGCTGATATGCTGAGCATCAGTCCCAAAACCGCCGAAAAACACCGCGCGTCAATTATCCGCAAACTTGGCGTCAATACCCCGGTCGACATGGTTCGCTACGCCATCCGCCATGGCGTTATTCAGGCCGAAAGTTGGGGGCGCAGACAGGCCTGA
- the metG gene encoding methionine--tRNA ligase, translating into MSKSFYITTPIYYVNDVPHIGHAYTTLACDVLARYKRARGYQVFFLTGTDEHGQKVEKAALTQGETPLELADRVMQRFQGLWEKLNIANTDFIRTTQERHKEGVRRLFERIEAKGDIYLGEYEDWYCTPCETFWTETQLMDGNCPDCGRPTDKLKEESYFFRMSKYQQQLLEHIEQNPDFIQPRSRRNEILNFVKEGLRDLSISRTTFSWGIPVPGNDKHVIYVWFDALSNYITALGYPQDEDGKVKKFWPADVQVIGKDILRFHTVYWPTFLLAAGLPLPKKVFAHGWWTVEGQKMSKSLRNVVEPNMLIDKYGVDAIRYFLLREVPFGLDGDFSHSALVHRINSDLANDLGNLLSRTSSMVHKYFAGILPAAGELEEIDRRLIEELVPQTIAQVDEQMNALAFNKALISIWGLIAAGNKYIDDTAPWTLAKDPALQPRLATVMYNLMELQRLIALLVAPFMPQSAETILATLGCDPQQTGLVDKDGWGGLTAGTAIAKAPPLFPRVEIA; encoded by the coding sequence ATGTCGAAAAGTTTTTACATCACGACCCCCATTTATTATGTCAATGACGTGCCGCATATCGGGCACGCCTACACCACCCTTGCCTGCGATGTGCTGGCCCGCTACAAGCGCGCCCGCGGTTACCAGGTTTTCTTTCTCACCGGCACTGACGAGCATGGTCAGAAAGTTGAGAAGGCGGCCCTGACCCAGGGAGAGACCCCGCTGGAACTGGCAGACCGGGTCATGCAGCGGTTCCAGGGACTGTGGGAAAAGCTGAACATCGCCAACACCGATTTCATCCGCACCACCCAGGAGCGGCACAAGGAAGGCGTACGCCGGCTGTTCGAACGGATAGAGGCCAAGGGAGACATCTACCTCGGGGAGTACGAGGACTGGTACTGCACCCCCTGCGAAACCTTTTGGACCGAAACCCAGCTGATGGACGGTAACTGTCCCGATTGCGGCCGACCGACCGACAAGCTCAAGGAGGAATCCTATTTCTTTCGTATGAGCAAGTACCAGCAGCAGTTGCTGGAACATATCGAGCAGAACCCCGATTTCATCCAACCGCGCAGCCGCCGCAACGAAATTCTCAACTTCGTCAAGGAAGGCCTGCGCGATCTTTCGATTTCCCGGACCACATTCAGTTGGGGCATCCCGGTTCCCGGCAATGACAAGCATGTTATTTATGTCTGGTTCGATGCACTCTCCAACTACATCACCGCCCTCGGCTATCCGCAGGACGAGGATGGCAAGGTGAAGAAATTCTGGCCGGCCGACGTGCAGGTGATCGGCAAGGACATCCTGCGTTTTCACACCGTCTACTGGCCGACCTTCCTGCTGGCGGCAGGGCTGCCGTTGCCGAAAAAAGTGTTCGCCCACGGCTGGTGGACCGTCGAAGGGCAGAAAATGAGCAAAAGCCTGCGCAACGTCGTCGAGCCGAACATGCTGATCGACAAGTACGGGGTCGATGCCATCCGTTATTTCCTGTTGCGTGAAGTTCCCTTCGGTCTCGATGGAGATTTCTCTCATTCGGCGCTGGTTCATCGCATCAATTCCGACCTCGCCAACGACCTCGGCAACCTGCTCAGCCGCACCAGTTCCATGGTGCACAAGTATTTCGCCGGCATCCTGCCGGCTGCCGGGGAACTTGAAGAGATCGATCGCCGCCTGATCGAGGAACTGGTGCCGCAGACCATCGCCCAGGTCGATGAGCAGATGAACGCCCTGGCCTTCAACAAGGCACTGATTTCCATCTGGGGCCTGATCGCCGCCGGCAACAAGTACATCGACGACACCGCTCCCTGGACCCTGGCCAAGGATCCCGCGCTGCAGCCGCGTCTCGCTACCGTCATGTACAACCTGATGGAACTGCAGCGCCTGATCGCCCTGCTGGTTGCCCCCTTCATGCCGCAATCCGCGGAAACCATTCTCGCCACCCTGGGATGTGATCCACAACAGACCGGCCTGGTCGATAAGGACGGCTGGGGCGGACTCACGGCCGGAACAGCCATCGCCAAGGCCCCGCCCCTGTTCCCGCGGGTTGAGATAGCGTAG
- a CDS encoding TatD family hydrolase has product MALAPLIDTHAHLDSSQFGDDLDQVLLRAEEAAISHIITIGCDLESSRKSCELAAAHDFIYAAVGFHPHDATAVNDQSLAELRKLAGQEKVVAIGEIGLDYYRDHSPREVQRQAFLQQLNLARELELPVIIHDRDAHEDVLALLRQAGGNELRGVLHCFSGDAELARACLDLGFFISFAGPVTYPRNDALRAVVKTIPTEYLLVETDCPYLAPQTFRGRRNEPAHVRLTAEKVAELKGISLEDLSRITQLNAHRLFGIGTIDQSSKIAYQIRDSLYLNITNRCTNRCRFCAKFKDFNVKGHQLKLDHEPDAAEVIAAIGDPSRFSEVVFCGYGEPLLRLDLVRTVAAWLKENGVKVRINTDGQANLVHGRNILPDLAGLVDTLSVSLNAADAETYQQWCQSGFGERSYQAVKDFLRLATDCIPEVIATAVTLPGIDIAACERIAAELGVDFRKRDYNEVG; this is encoded by the coding sequence ATGGCGCTTGCCCCCCTTATCGATACCCACGCCCACCTCGACAGCAGCCAGTTCGGCGATGATCTCGACCAGGTCCTGCTGCGGGCCGAAGAAGCCGCGATCAGCCACATCATCACCATCGGCTGTGATCTCGAAAGTTCCAGGAAAAGCTGTGAGCTGGCGGCGGCGCATGATTTCATTTATGCCGCCGTCGGCTTTCACCCTCATGACGCAACCGCTGTCAACGATCAGAGTCTGGCGGAGCTGCGGAAACTGGCAGGTCAAGAGAAGGTGGTGGCCATTGGAGAAATCGGCCTCGACTACTATCGTGACCATTCGCCCCGGGAGGTTCAGCGCCAGGCTTTTCTCCAGCAGCTCAACCTGGCCCGCGAACTCGAACTGCCGGTCATCATCCATGACCGTGACGCCCATGAGGATGTCCTGGCCCTGCTGCGGCAGGCCGGGGGGAATGAACTGCGCGGAGTTCTGCACTGCTTCAGCGGTGACGCCGAGCTGGCCCGCGCCTGTCTTGATCTCGGTTTTTTCATCTCCTTTGCCGGACCGGTCACCTACCCGCGCAACGACGCCCTGCGCGCGGTGGTCAAAACCATTCCCACCGAATATCTGCTGGTCGAAACCGATTGCCCCTACCTCGCGCCGCAGACATTTCGCGGCCGACGCAACGAGCCGGCCCATGTCCGGCTGACGGCCGAAAAAGTCGCCGAACTCAAGGGGATCAGCCTGGAGGATCTGTCACGCATCACGCAGCTTAACGCCCATCGGCTGTTCGGTATCGGTACAATCGACCAGAGCAGCAAAATTGCCTACCAGATCCGTGACTCCCTCTATCTGAACATCACCAATCGATGCACCAACCGTTGCCGGTTCTGCGCCAAGTTCAAGGACTTCAACGTCAAGGGCCACCAGCTGAAGCTTGATCACGAACCGGACGCCGCCGAGGTGATCGCCGCCATCGGCGACCCATCCCGCTTCAGCGAAGTAGTCTTCTGCGGCTACGGGGAACCGCTGCTGCGTCTCGACCTGGTCCGCACCGTTGCCGCCTGGCTGAAAGAGAACGGTGTCAAGGTTCGCATCAACACCGACGGCCAGGCCAACCTGGTCCATGGGCGCAATATCCTGCCGGACCTGGCAGGCCTGGTCGATACCCTCTCGGTTTCGCTCAACGCGGCCGATGCCGAAACCTATCAGCAGTGGTGTCAATCGGGGTTCGGCGAACGAAGCTACCAGGCGGTCAAGGACTTTCTCCGTCTGGCCACGGACTGCATCCCCGAAGTGATCGCCACCGCGGTCACTCTGCCGGGAATCGACATTGCCGCCTGCGAGCGGATTGCCGCCGAACTGGGAGTCGATTTTCGTAAACGGGATTACAACGAGGTGGGATGA